From the candidate division KSB1 bacterium genome, the window GTGGAGCAAAACAAGGATGTGAAAATCTACGGCCTGGATCAGCCCAAGCAGGATTTTAAATCACTGACCGAAGTATTCGAGCTGGCCTGGAAGCATGAGCAACAAGTGACCAAATGGTTGAATGAGATGATGCATCTGGCTGTGGAAGAGAAAGATTACGCCACTCAGAGTTTATTGAAATGGTATATTGACGAGCAAGTGGAAGAAGAAGCATCGATGCTGAAAATCTTGAAGCAGCTCCAGATGGTCGGCGAAAAAGGGCCTGGCATTTTTATGTTGGATGCGCATTTGAAAGAGCGGAAGTTTAAAGGGTAGATTTCTCAAATTCCAAAATTCAATATCCAAATTCCAAATAAGATCCAATTACCGAAAATTTAAATTCCGAAACAAGGTAATTGGGTAATTGGGAAAAATGAATCCTTTCGAAGGCTTCAAATCTTCGGAAGGGTGATCCATCGATAAGCAAGAGTGAATAAACATATCTAGATTTCTGCAAAATATCAGATATCGAGTCATTGCGAGGAGCGAAGCGACGAAGCAATCTTATGGACTAAAGATTGATGAGATTCCTCCCCGCCTACTGGCGGGTCGGAATGACTGGTTTCAGCATTTTGCAGATATCTAAACCATATCAGGAAAGGAGCGTTCCTATGACTCAATTAAATCAGATTTACAAATGCGAAATATGCGGCAACATCGTGGAAGTTGTCCATACTGGCAAGGGGGAGTTGGTCTGTTGCGGCCAGCCGATGAAATTGTTGGTTGAAAATACCGTGGACGCCTCGAAAGAGAAGCATGTGCCTGTCATCGAAAAATCTGGCAATAAGGTGACGGTGAAGGTCGGTAGCGTGGCGCATCCGATGGAGGAAAAGCATTACATCGAATTCATCGAGCTCATGGCCGATGGCAAAGTGTATCGGAAATTCCTGAAGCCAGGCGAAGCGCCCGAAGCGACGTTTGAGGTGACAGCGGCGAAATTAACAGCCCGAGAGTATTGCAACTTGCATGGCTTGTGGAGAGCGTGATTTCGATTTTAGAATTTTAAGAAAATTTCTCCAACGGATAGAAACAACCCAACGGATTTTTCCCCATGGATGATAAAACAGCAACAGATGGCATTCAAAAAATATCGGCCGCTGTTCTTTCATCCGTGGGAAATGATTTTTTTTATCGAATGTAAAAATCAGGAGATTCGCATGAACAAAATTAACATCGATCAATTGCCCCAGAAAAAAGGCCTGGTTTCGGCCAGAGGCAAGCCCCTCACTTTGCTGGGGCCAGAGTTAAAGGTGGGCGATAAGGCGCCCGAGTTTCAGGTGGTGGACAATAATTTGAACCCTGTCAAATTGAGTGACTTCAAGGGTAAAGTGGTGTTGTTGAGTGTGACACCATCGGTGGATACGGGCATTTGCGATCTACAGGCGAAGCGGTTCAATAAAATGGCCACTGAAGTTTCGGGCGATGTGGTGATCCTGAATATCAGTGTCGATCTGCCGTTTGCGCTGGCTCGTTGGTGCGGCGCTACGGGATCGGATAAAATCAAAACATTGAGCGATTACCAGGATTGGAATTTCGGCCTGCAATACGGTTTGCTCATCAAAGAGACAAGGCTGCTGGCACGCTCGGTGTGGATCATCGATAAAAATGGCATCATTCGATACATCCAGATCGTGCCTGAGTTGCCAACTGAGCCAAATTATGACGATGCGTTTCAGGCGTTGAAGAAAGTGGTCGGATAAATTCCCAGCTTTTTAATCCATTAAGAGGAGTGATGGAGTGTTGGAGTAATGAAAGGTTGAAGTGTTGAAGCATTCAGGATTCTAATGCTCCAACACTCCAATTATGAATCTAATTAGGCTTCTGCAAAATTAAAATCTTGTAGTCATTCCGAACGGATCCGTCCGTCAGCCTACGGACGGAGGAGTGAGGAATCTGCATTTCTCATGAACTCAATTGATTAACAAGATTCCTCGCTACGCTCGGAATGACAGGATTCTCTATTTGCAGAAGCC encodes:
- a CDS encoding desulfoferrodoxin → MTQLNQIYKCEICGNIVEVVHTGKGELVCCGQPMKLLVENTVDASKEKHVPVIEKSGNKVTVKVGSVAHPMEEKHYIEFIELMADGKVYRKFLKPGEAPEATFEVTAAKLTAREYCNLHGLWRA
- the tpx gene encoding thiol peroxidase; protein product: MNKINIDQLPQKKGLVSARGKPLTLLGPELKVGDKAPEFQVVDNNLNPVKLSDFKGKVVLLSVTPSVDTGICDLQAKRFNKMATEVSGDVVILNISVDLPFALARWCGATGSDKIKTLSDYQDWNFGLQYGLLIKETRLLARSVWIIDKNGIIRYIQIVPELPTEPNYDDAFQALKKVVG
- a CDS encoding ferritin; protein product: VEQNKDVKIYGLDQPKQDFKSLTEVFELAWKHEQQVTKWLNEMMHLAVEEKDYATQSLLKWYIDEQVEEEASMLKILKQLQMVGEKGPGIFMLDAHLKERKFKG